In a single window of the Anguilla rostrata isolate EN2019 chromosome 4, ASM1855537v3, whole genome shotgun sequence genome:
- the elovl2 gene encoding elongation of very long chain fatty acids protein 2 isoform X3 → MPKGEGRLAAMRQESHCLIAAAWVGGYRLQCQNLDSAGDADIRIAKVLWWYYFSKLIEFLDTIFFVLRKKNNQISFLHVYHHASMFNIWWCVLNWIPCGQSFFGPTLNSFIHVLMYSYYGLSTIPSMHRYLWWKRYLTQAQLIQFVLTITHTLSAAVKPCGFPIGCLLFQSSYMTTLVILFVNFYVQTYRKRQKGEEEKVPIGLNDVKKGHSNGYSSSINGSKQKSQ, encoded by the exons ATGCCGAAGGGGGAAGGCAGGCTCGCAGCCATGAGGCAAGAGTCACACTGC CTGATAGCTGCCGCCTGGGTAGGGGGTTACCGGCTGCAGTGTCAGAATCTCGACAGCGCGGGAGACGCCGACATCAGG ATTGCCAAAGTACTGTGGTGGTACTACTTCTCCAAGCTCATTGAGTTCCTGGACACGATATTCTTCGTTCTGAGGAAGAAGAACAATCAGATTTCGTTCTTGCACGTTTACCACCACGCCTCCATGTTCAACATCTGGTGGTGCGTGCTCAACTGGATACCGTGTGGGCAGA GTTTCTTTGGACCAACCCTGAACAGTTTCATCCATGTGTTAATGTACTCCTACTATGGACTGTCCACCATTCCATCCATGCACAGATACCTATGGTGGAAGAGATATCTTACACAGGCCCAGCTG atcCAGTTTGTGCtgaccatcacacacaccctcagtgCAGCGGTCAAACCCTGTGGGTTTCCTATTGGTTGTCTTCTGTTCCAGTCCTCCTACATGACCACGCTGGTCATCCTCTTTGTTAATTTTTACGTACAG ACGTACAGGAAACGACAAAaaggggaagaagaaaaagtgcCCATTGGTCTAAATGATGTCAAAAAGGGTCATTCCAATGGCTATTCCAGTTCAATTAATGGATCCAAACAAAAAAGTCAGTAG
- the elovl2 gene encoding elongation of very long chain fatty acids protein 2 isoform X2 — protein MKNRPAYSLKKLLLVYNFAVTMLSLYMLIELIAAAWVGGYRLQCQNLDSAGDADIRIAKVLWWYYFSKLIEFLDTIFFVLRKKNNQISFLHVYHHASMFNIWWCVLNWIPCGQSFFGPTLNSFIHVLMYSYYGLSTIPSMHRYLWWKRYLTQAQLIQFVLTITHTLSAAVKPCGFPIGCLLFQSSYMTTLVILFVNFYVQTYRKRQKGEEEKVPIGLNDVKKGHSNGYSSSINGSKQKSQ, from the exons ATGAAGAACAGGCCAGCATATTCATTGAAAAAACTATTACTTGTATACAACTTTGCTGTGACTATGCTATCTCTCTACATGCTCATTGAG CTGATAGCTGCCGCCTGGGTAGGGGGTTACCGGCTGCAGTGTCAGAATCTCGACAGCGCGGGAGACGCCGACATCAGG ATTGCCAAAGTACTGTGGTGGTACTACTTCTCCAAGCTCATTGAGTTCCTGGACACGATATTCTTCGTTCTGAGGAAGAAGAACAATCAGATTTCGTTCTTGCACGTTTACCACCACGCCTCCATGTTCAACATCTGGTGGTGCGTGCTCAACTGGATACCGTGTGGGCAGA GTTTCTTTGGACCAACCCTGAACAGTTTCATCCATGTGTTAATGTACTCCTACTATGGACTGTCCACCATTCCATCCATGCACAGATACCTATGGTGGAAGAGATATCTTACACAGGCCCAGCTG atcCAGTTTGTGCtgaccatcacacacaccctcagtgCAGCGGTCAAACCCTGTGGGTTTCCTATTGGTTGTCTTCTGTTCCAGTCCTCCTACATGACCACGCTGGTCATCCTCTTTGTTAATTTTTACGTACAG ACGTACAGGAAACGACAAAaaggggaagaagaaaaagtgcCCATTGGTCTAAATGATGTCAAAAAGGGTCATTCCAATGGCTATTCCAGTTCAATTAATGGATCCAAACAAAAAAGTCAGTAG
- the elovl2 gene encoding elongation of very long chain fatty acids protein 2 isoform X1, which yields MDQLEAFDKKLNSFVDYLFGERDSRVRGWLLLDSCLPTLSLTVVYLLIVYLGPIYMKNRPAYSLKKLLLVYNFAVTMLSLYMLIELIAAAWVGGYRLQCQNLDSAGDADIRIAKVLWWYYFSKLIEFLDTIFFVLRKKNNQISFLHVYHHASMFNIWWCVLNWIPCGQSFFGPTLNSFIHVLMYSYYGLSTIPSMHRYLWWKRYLTQAQLIQFVLTITHTLSAAVKPCGFPIGCLLFQSSYMTTLVILFVNFYVQTYRKRQKGEEEKVPIGLNDVKKGHSNGYSSSINGSKQKSQ from the exons ATG GACCAACTAGAGGCCTTTGACAAAAAGTTGAATTCTTTTGTGGACTACTTATTTGGTGAAAGAG ACTCCAGAGTGAGGGGATGGCTCTTGTTGGATTCATGTCTACCCACACTATCCTTGACCGTAGTCTACCTCCTTATAGTATACCTTGGACCAATATACATGAAGAACAGGCCAGCATATTCATTGAAAAAACTATTACTTGTATACAACTTTGCTGTGACTATGCTATCTCTCTACATGCTCATTGAG CTGATAGCTGCCGCCTGGGTAGGGGGTTACCGGCTGCAGTGTCAGAATCTCGACAGCGCGGGAGACGCCGACATCAGG ATTGCCAAAGTACTGTGGTGGTACTACTTCTCCAAGCTCATTGAGTTCCTGGACACGATATTCTTCGTTCTGAGGAAGAAGAACAATCAGATTTCGTTCTTGCACGTTTACCACCACGCCTCCATGTTCAACATCTGGTGGTGCGTGCTCAACTGGATACCGTGTGGGCAGA GTTTCTTTGGACCAACCCTGAACAGTTTCATCCATGTGTTAATGTACTCCTACTATGGACTGTCCACCATTCCATCCATGCACAGATACCTATGGTGGAAGAGATATCTTACACAGGCCCAGCTG atcCAGTTTGTGCtgaccatcacacacaccctcagtgCAGCGGTCAAACCCTGTGGGTTTCCTATTGGTTGTCTTCTGTTCCAGTCCTCCTACATGACCACGCTGGTCATCCTCTTTGTTAATTTTTACGTACAG ACGTACAGGAAACGACAAAaaggggaagaagaaaaagtgcCCATTGGTCTAAATGATGTCAAAAAGGGTCATTCCAATGGCTATTCCAGTTCAATTAATGGATCCAAACAAAAAAGTCAGTAG